One Pectinophora gossypiella chromosome 21, ilPecGoss1.1, whole genome shotgun sequence genomic region harbors:
- the LOC126376749 gene encoding coiled-coil-helix-coiled-coil-helix domain-containing protein 7, with protein sequence MTKLINKDAERLNPCLKEQEQSYHCLNKNNFDQDKCDVYFDNYNTCKKFWGKVYKDRKAKGLYPYLPDVEDRAKIKEDYVKSVRGKN encoded by the exons ATGACAAAACTAATTAACAAAGACGCAGAGCGCCTGAATCCTTGTTTGAAG GAACAAGAACAGTCCTACCActgtttaaacaaaaataacttcGACCAGGATAAATGTGACGTCTATTTCGACAACTATAATACATGCAAAAAGTTCTGG GGCAAGGTTTATAAAGACAGGAAAGCCAAGGGCCTGTACCCATATTTACCCGATGTGGAAGACAGAGCGAAAATAAAAGAGGACTATGTTAAGAGTGTCCGGGGAAAGAACTAA